AAACTTACTCCCGTACACACCTTCCCTTTATCAACATGCTGATGGCGGAGCTGACCGCTAAAACGTTTCTGTTTATCGGTTTCAGCTTCGAAGATCCCAATCTGCAGTATGTGTTGAGTCGCCTCTATGCACAGTATGCCGAAGGGAAAAGAAACCACTACTGCATTATGCGGCGCGTTCAGCTCGGCGACAGCGGCAGTGAAGACCAAGCGTCCTGTGACTACAACAGCCGCAAACAAGGCTTAATGATCAACGATCTGCGCCGTTACGGCATTCAAACGCTGTTGGTGGATGACTATCGGCAAATCACCGACCTGCTGTATGCCATCGAAACACAGTTCAAGAAAAGCACGGTGTTTATCTCCGGCAGCGCCGACAACTACCACCCTTATGCCCGTGAAGAGTCCATCCAGTTCATACATCGTCTGGCGCGCCTGCTTATCCGCAAACAGTACCGCATCGTCAACGGTTTCGGCTGGGGCGTAGGCACGGCGGTGATCAACGGCGCATTGGAAGCCATTTACGACAGCCAGGGAAAAATCAGCGAAAGCCAGTTGGTGTTGCGTCCGTTCCCCCAATTCGCCAGCGGGGGCATAGCGCTGCCAGAGCTTTGGCGGGAATACCGCCAGAACATGATTTCGCTCAGCGGCATCGCCATCTTTTTGTTCGGCAACAAACGCAACGCCGAGGGCGAATACGTGCTGGCCGACGGTTTATTGAAAGAGTTCCAGATCGCCACGGAACAAGGCTGCGTCTGCATTCCTATCGGCTGTACCGGCAGCGCATCCGCCGAGATCTACCGAAAAATCAAGGAGGAGATGAAAGAAACCCTCTACCACCGCCACCCCGCCGCCATGAATCTGCTGGCTCAGCTTAACGAACCGGGCAGCCTGGCGGAGAAGAAAAAATGCCTGTTGGCGCTTATCGATATCATTACTAAGGATAACCCCCGATGACCAGAAAATGTTTTTACAGTTTCCATTATGAGCCAGACAACTGGCGCGCTTCTCAGGTACGCGAAATGGGCTCGCTGGAAGGTAATCGGCCAGCCACGGATAACGATTGGGAGGAAGTTAAAAAAGGCGGTGACGGTGCCATCGCCGCCTGGATCAAAGACCAGTTGGACAATCGTAGCTGCGCCGTGATTCTCGCCGGTAAAGATACCGCTAATCGCAAATGGATTAATTTCGAAATCTGTGAGGCCTGGAAGAAAGGCATGGGCGTGCTGGTGGTATATATCCACAATTTGAAAGACAGCGGCGGCCATCAAACCACGAAAGGCAACAACCCGTTGGATCACATCAGGCTGGGTGACACAAAGCTTTCCACAATCGCCAAAGCCTATGATCCGCCTTATTCGACCAGCACCAATGTCTATAACCACATCAAAGAAAATCTGTCTGAATGGGTAGAAGAAGCGATCCGCATTCGTAAAAATTACTGACGCCCCTAATACTAATAGACGAAAGGCTGCATGGTTGTGCAGCCTTTCGTTTGTTCATA
The sequence above is drawn from the Serratia sp. FDAARGOS_506 genome and encodes:
- a CDS encoding SIR2 family protein, yielding MFNRDIELFIRDYVNDIKAGSAALFAGAGLSIPAGFVSWKELIGDIAYELGLDIEKESDLISLAQYHLNEKGNRHKINQKIITEFAEQAEETENHRIIARLPIASLWTTNYDDLIEKTYARYNRVCDVKTTPESLTNNIHKRDVVLYKMHGDYRNPNQAIITREQYETYSRTHLPFINMLMAELTAKTFLFIGFSFEDPNLQYVLSRLYAQYAEGKRNHYCIMRRVQLGDSGSEDQASCDYNSRKQGLMINDLRRYGIQTLLVDDYRQITDLLYAIETQFKKSTVFISGSADNYHPYAREESIQFIHRLARLLIRKQYRIVNGFGWGVGTAVINGALEAIYDSQGKISESQLVLRPFPQFASGGIALPELWREYRQNMISLSGIAIFLFGNKRNAEGEYVLADGLLKEFQIATEQGCVCIPIGCTGSASAEIYRKIKEEMKETLYHRHPAAMNLLAQLNEPGSLAEKKKCLLALIDIITKDNPR
- a CDS encoding TIR domain-containing protein, which translates into the protein MTRKCFYSFHYEPDNWRASQVREMGSLEGNRPATDNDWEEVKKGGDGAIAAWIKDQLDNRSCAVILAGKDTANRKWINFEICEAWKKGMGVLVVYIHNLKDSGGHQTTKGNNPLDHIRLGDTKLSTIAKAYDPPYSTSTNVYNHIKENLSEWVEEAIRIRKNY